The following are encoded in a window of Novosphingobium sp. THN1 genomic DNA:
- a CDS encoding GcrA family cell cycle regulator, which produces MSWTEERIEKLTKMWEGGSTASQIADELGGVSRNAVIGKAHRLGLKARPSPVKANDKTDASASPAAPKVAKPAAPAPEPKVAAPRPVVAAAPPAPAPAPRAAPAPAPEAKPASDAAPAAPQPRIVSVGPGGFLRQGPGDQQAPIPPAPPRRLVPARPSPEIADKTSLLDLNDRICRWPMGHPGEPDFHFCGDKVNPGFPYCVEHCGRAYQAQLPRGHRRPPPPMPFGGPRVR; this is translated from the coding sequence ATGAGCTGGACCGAAGAGCGGATCGAGAAGCTGACCAAGATGTGGGAGGGCGGGTCAACCGCCAGCCAGATCGCCGATGAACTCGGTGGCGTCAGCCGCAATGCGGTGATCGGCAAGGCGCATCGCCTCGGGCTCAAGGCGCGCCCCTCCCCGGTCAAGGCCAACGACAAGACCGATGCGTCGGCGTCTCCGGCGGCGCCCAAGGTGGCCAAGCCCGCTGCTCCGGCTCCGGAACCCAAGGTCGCCGCGCCGCGCCCGGTCGTGGCAGCGGCACCGCCAGCGCCGGCACCGGCACCGCGCGCCGCTCCCGCACCGGCTCCTGAAGCAAAGCCTGCCAGCGATGCCGCACCTGCCGCTCCGCAGCCGCGAATCGTCTCGGTTGGCCCCGGCGGCTTCCTGCGTCAGGGTCCCGGCGATCAGCAGGCTCCCATTCCGCCCGCTCCGCCGCGTCGCCTGGTTCCGGCACGACCCAGCCCGGAAATCGCGGACAAGACCAGCCTGCTCGATCTCAACGATCGCATCTGCCGCTGGCCGATGGGCCACCCCGGTGAGCCGGACTTCCACTTCTGTGGCGACAAGGTGAATCCCGGTTTTCCCTATTGCGTCGAGCATTGCGGCCGCGCCTATCAGGCGCAGCTTCCGCGCGGCCATCGCCGGCCTCCGCCGCCGATGCCTTTCGGCGGTCCTCGCGTGCGCTGA
- a CDS encoding diguanylate cyclase, which yields MTNDPSSRGSRSRLLRWLGLAGDTEFQEDSPDVTSFVRDVTAREIWLPAKRRLLAKVADFLIDHDLEVMPWTLEIAYDCVTGAKPKLAQMILERTEAGQAISIVWLEQVLREEEGESSSELLAALMARLEGTLEEFTSATTHARSATTEYGAALQQHVDDLEQVGRAGAVITELAALAKAMMQRTREIEHNLSESERRAMELQSNLDEARRVADEDHLTGLPNRRAFEVLFEKEYAAAKEAGEPLCVAFCDIDHFKRINDSHGHAAGDRVLKIVAETLSQISDARCHVARHGGEEFAVLFRALTPQKAWDRLDHARETISERRLVNRATDMPFGRVTFSGGVADVFAYKTRSDALRAADEALYAAKQSGRNCILMAGETPPPLRDAA from the coding sequence ATGACAAATGATCCTTCCTCGCGCGGGTCCCGGTCGCGCCTGCTCAGATGGCTCGGCCTTGCCGGCGATACGGAGTTTCAGGAGGATTCGCCGGACGTTACGAGTTTCGTGCGCGACGTGACGGCCAGGGAAATCTGGCTCCCGGCCAAGCGCCGGCTCCTGGCGAAAGTGGCTGACTTTCTGATCGATCACGATCTCGAAGTCATGCCGTGGACGCTGGAAATCGCCTACGACTGCGTCACCGGGGCCAAGCCCAAACTCGCCCAGATGATCCTCGAACGCACCGAGGCTGGGCAGGCCATCTCGATCGTGTGGCTCGAACAGGTCCTGCGCGAGGAAGAAGGCGAAAGCTCGTCCGAACTGCTTGCGGCCCTCATGGCGCGCCTTGAAGGCACGCTTGAGGAGTTCACCAGCGCCACAACACATGCCAGATCCGCGACCACCGAGTATGGCGCTGCCTTGCAGCAGCACGTCGACGATCTCGAACAGGTCGGTCGCGCCGGTGCGGTGATCACCGAGCTCGCGGCACTCGCCAAGGCGATGATGCAGCGTACGCGCGAGATCGAGCATAACCTCAGCGAATCCGAACGACGCGCAATGGAGCTGCAGAGCAATCTGGACGAGGCCCGCCGCGTGGCCGACGAGGACCACCTCACCGGCCTGCCCAACCGCCGCGCCTTCGAGGTGCTGTTCGAAAAGGAATACGCCGCGGCCAAGGAAGCAGGCGAACCGCTCTGCGTCGCCTTCTGCGACATCGACCACTTCAAGCGCATCAACGACAGCCACGGCCATGCTGCCGGTGACCGCGTGCTCAAGATCGTGGCCGAAACCCTCAGCCAGATTTCGGACGCGCGCTGCCACGTGGCGCGCCATGGCGGCGAGGAGTTTGCCGTCCTGTTCCGCGCCCTGACGCCGCAAAAGGCCTGGGATCGGCTCGACCACGCCCGCGAGACAATTTCCGAAAGACGCCTCGTCAACCGGGCGACCGACATGCCGTTCGGCAGGGTGACATTCTCGGGAGGCGTCGCCGACGTGTTTGCCTACAAGACGCGAAGCGATGCCCTGCGAGCAGCCGATGAGGCCCTCTATGCGGCAAAGCAATCGGGCCGGAACTGCATCCTGATGGCCGGCGAGACCCCACCGCCACTGCGCGATGCGGCCTAG
- a CDS encoding LPD38 domain-containing protein, giving the protein MTDLEAAAIMSRVRKAGKMEAMERLAKRVDQIRDDALDYRVQTGLISKEEADEWRSTYQFYVPLRGFKETGTDAIPERMNRSGGGINVRGRESKQAFGRRSQADSPLAYLILQAEEAIIRGETNIVAARFYNLAKANPDKEFWSINKPTVRQRMNEESGLVESYTTYNLLAEDKDWTVSAKINGREVRVTMNKENLDARRLADAMRNLTQHQLDWVTLHMGKVNRFLSAVNTSYNPEFIITNAFRDLQTATFNLSGESVKGIVRGTLKDYRKALAASTKGAFGKHSGEWGKWYDEFVMNGGRVYFNKVENVEEIKKRIASAAEMAKAKAGEGGPRLQAKRLFLAGRDMIENLNNGVENAVRLSVYKNAREAGLTPAQAASIAKNVTVNFNRRGTAGPAMNAAYLFFNASVQGSARILMALRSPRVRKMVAGVMIAAAAAEILNAMMSADDDDGESIYDKIPAFEKSRNIILMMPDGKSYIKIPMPYGYNAFWEAGRSAAEIARRGGDRWLETMGQFAGTVADAFNPIGGSDSLLNILSPTITDPIVDLTLNKDFTGKPIMPNQSPYGPEEPDNQRYFNSVGPHWRAITDFFNSATGGDEVMPGAVDVSPETLEYLAGTVVGSAGGFLDRIVNLTTKGFDDTEEVTANDIPLARKVVGGKPSWVDKASYYDRVKRVEQEVSYVEDYLDAGNSDDARSYAEKNRNILTLEGAAKQAKKDMRDVRKARREIETARERGQIDDATYRQKKEVIDRADKLVVTEFNTAWNQAMQSGE; this is encoded by the coding sequence ATGACCGACCTTGAAGCGGCGGCGATTATGTCGCGCGTCCGCAAGGCCGGGAAGATGGAGGCTATGGAGCGGCTGGCAAAGCGCGTCGACCAGATCCGCGACGACGCGCTCGACTATCGCGTGCAGACCGGGCTGATCTCCAAGGAAGAAGCGGACGAGTGGCGCAGCACCTATCAGTTCTATGTGCCGCTGCGTGGCTTCAAGGAAACCGGCACCGACGCAATCCCCGAGCGCATGAACCGTTCGGGCGGCGGGATCAACGTGCGCGGGCGCGAGAGCAAGCAGGCGTTCGGACGGCGCAGCCAGGCGGATAGCCCGCTGGCCTACCTGATCTTGCAGGCCGAAGAGGCGATTATCCGCGGCGAAACCAACATCGTGGCGGCGCGCTTCTACAATCTGGCAAAGGCGAACCCCGACAAGGAGTTCTGGTCGATCAACAAGCCGACCGTGCGCCAGCGCATGAACGAGGAAAGCGGGCTCGTCGAATCGTACACGACGTACAACCTTCTGGCCGAGGACAAGGATTGGACTGTCAGCGCCAAGATCAACGGGCGCGAGGTGCGCGTCACCATGAACAAGGAGAACCTTGACGCTCGCCGGCTGGCTGACGCCATGCGCAACCTGACCCAGCACCAGCTTGATTGGGTGACGCTGCACATGGGCAAGGTGAACCGCTTCCTTTCGGCGGTGAACACGAGCTACAACCCTGAGTTCATCATCACCAACGCCTTCCGCGATTTGCAAACCGCGACGTTCAACCTCTCCGGCGAGAGTGTGAAGGGCATCGTGCGCGGCACACTCAAGGATTACCGCAAGGCGCTGGCGGCATCGACCAAGGGCGCGTTCGGCAAGCACTCCGGCGAGTGGGGCAAGTGGTACGACGAGTTCGTGATGAACGGCGGGCGCGTCTACTTCAACAAGGTCGAGAACGTCGAGGAGATCAAGAAGCGGATAGCCAGCGCTGCCGAGATGGCCAAGGCCAAGGCGGGCGAAGGCGGCCCACGCTTGCAGGCCAAGCGCCTGTTCCTCGCTGGCCGAGACATGATCGAGAACCTGAACAACGGTGTCGAAAACGCAGTGCGCCTCTCGGTCTACAAGAACGCGCGCGAGGCTGGCCTGACACCGGCGCAGGCGGCGAGCATTGCCAAGAACGTGACCGTGAACTTCAACCGGCGCGGCACCGCAGGGCCCGCCATGAACGCGGCCTATCTGTTCTTCAACGCTTCGGTGCAGGGCTCGGCCCGCATCCTCATGGCGCTGCGCTCCCCGCGCGTGCGCAAGATGGTGGCTGGAGTGATGATCGCGGCTGCTGCTGCCGAGATCCTGAATGCGATGATGAGCGCGGACGACGACGACGGCGAGAGCATCTACGACAAGATCCCGGCCTTCGAGAAGTCGCGCAACATCATCCTCATGATGCCCGACGGCAAAAGCTACATCAAAATCCCCATGCCCTACGGGTACAACGCCTTCTGGGAAGCGGGCCGCTCGGCCGCAGAGATCGCTCGGCGCGGCGGTGACAGGTGGTTGGAAACCATGGGCCAGTTCGCTGGCACCGTGGCCGATGCCTTCAACCCGATCGGCGGTAGCGACAGCTTGCTTAACATCCTCTCGCCCACGATCACGGACCCGATCGTCGACCTGACATTGAACAAGGACTTCACCGGCAAGCCGATCATGCCGAACCAGTCGCCCTATGGGCCTGAGGAGCCGGACAATCAGCGGTATTTCAACAGCGTTGGTCCGCACTGGCGCGCGATCACGGACTTCTTCAACTCGGCCACCGGTGGCGACGAGGTCATGCCGGGCGCTGTCGACGTATCGCCTGAAACGTTGGAATACCTGGCTGGCACCGTCGTTGGCTCTGCCGGCGGCTTCCTCGATCGCATCGTGAATCTGACGACAAAGGGCTTCGACGATACCGAGGAAGTGACGGCAAACGATATTCCGCTCGCGCGCAAGGTCGTGGGTGGCAAGCCTTCCTGGGTGGACAAGGCCTCCTACTATGATCGTGTGAAGCGCGTGGAGCAGGAGGTTTCCTACGTCGAAGACTATCTCGACGCAGGCAATTCTGATGACGCTCGTTCCTATGCCGAGAAGAACCGGAATATCCTGACCCTCGAAGGCGCGGCCAAGCAGGCGAAGAAGGACATGCGCGATGTCCGCAAGGCGCGCCGGGAGATCGAGACTGCACGCGAGCGCGGCCAGATCGACGACGCGACTTACCGCCAGAAGAAGGAAGTGATCGACCGTGCTGACAAGCTCGTCGTCACCGAGTTCAACACTGCATGGAATCAGGCCATGCAGAGCGGAGAGTGA
- a CDS encoding integrase arm-type DNA-binding domain-containing protein, with protein sequence MLSDTKIKKAAKAERDYKLSDEKGLFLLVRKTGGKLWQMKYRFEGKEKLLSFGPYPDVSLAAARDARDAARRLLREGLDPSAEKKREAKAARLEEAHSFESVAREWHELNKGRWTDVHQADVIRSLERDVFPTLGKRQINDIEAHDVLDMLRKIEKRGSIETAKRIRQRISGVFLLAVSKRIARDNPAKDLNAALLPKPKAKKQPAVLDLAELRDLLTKSEQSGASPVTLLASRLLALTAVRPGVVRGARWEEFKDLEGEEPYWHIPAERMKLTLDRKDEQAFDHVVPLAPQAVDVINAVRRLTGRAELVFPGQRHAHIPLSENAIGYLYNRAGWHRRHVPHGWRAAFSTIMNERAKLAGIADDRAVIDLMLAHVPENKVESAYNRAEFMPRRREIACEWADLLLEGMLPAEDLLTVARRNS encoded by the coding sequence ATGCTCTCCGACACCAAGATCAAGAAGGCGGCCAAGGCCGAGCGCGACTACAAGCTCTCCGACGAGAAGGGCTTATTCCTCCTCGTGCGCAAGACCGGCGGCAAGCTCTGGCAGATGAAGTATCGCTTCGAGGGCAAGGAAAAGCTCCTCTCGTTCGGTCCTTATCCCGACGTCTCTCTCGCCGCCGCGCGCGATGCACGAGACGCAGCCCGCCGCCTGCTGCGTGAAGGCCTCGACCCAAGCGCAGAGAAGAAGCGCGAAGCCAAGGCCGCCAGATTGGAGGAGGCGCATTCGTTCGAATCGGTCGCGCGCGAATGGCACGAGCTCAACAAGGGCCGTTGGACCGACGTGCATCAGGCCGACGTGATCCGATCGCTCGAGCGCGACGTGTTCCCCACCCTGGGCAAGCGGCAGATCAACGACATCGAGGCGCACGACGTGCTCGACATGCTCCGCAAGATCGAGAAGCGCGGATCGATCGAGACGGCCAAGCGGATTCGCCAACGCATCAGCGGCGTGTTCCTGCTGGCGGTGTCCAAGCGCATCGCGCGCGACAATCCCGCCAAGGATCTGAATGCCGCCCTGCTGCCGAAGCCGAAGGCCAAGAAGCAGCCCGCCGTCCTCGACCTTGCCGAGTTGCGCGACCTGCTGACCAAGAGCGAGCAGTCCGGCGCTTCGCCCGTCACGTTGCTTGCATCGAGATTACTGGCCTTGACTGCGGTTCGCCCTGGCGTTGTCCGCGGCGCGCGATGGGAGGAGTTCAAGGATCTCGAAGGCGAGGAGCCGTACTGGCATATTCCGGCCGAGCGCATGAAGCTCACTCTCGACCGCAAGGACGAGCAGGCTTTCGACCACGTCGTTCCGCTGGCGCCGCAAGCCGTCGACGTCATTAACGCCGTCCGCCGCCTGACCGGACGCGCCGAGCTTGTATTTCCCGGGCAGCGTCATGCGCATATCCCTCTGTCCGAGAACGCGATCGGCTACCTCTACAACCGGGCAGGCTGGCACCGCAGGCACGTCCCGCATGGCTGGCGCGCGGCCTTCTCCACGATCATGAACGAGCGGGCCAAGCTCGCCGGGATTGCCGACGATCGCGCCGTGATCGACCTCATGCTGGCGCACGTTCCCGAGAACAAGGTGGAGAGTGCCTACAACCGCGCCGAATTTATGCCGCGCCGGCGGGAGATTGCGTGCGAGTGGGCGGACCTGCTGCTTGAAGGCATGCTGCCCGCAGAGGATCTGCTGACTGTTGCGAGGCGCAATAGCTAG